A stretch of Saccharothrix texasensis DNA encodes these proteins:
- a CDS encoding beta-ketoacyl synthase N-terminal-like domain-containing protein — MTADVERPCVLRARVAAGPLRSAAALLRALRDGQSQAAPVQRFPVHAHRARHAVVDESLGTGFDHLVGPVEEVVDGVPLADLRVVLATSWLSALPLSEVVLGTLARVYRATVETVRATCLPTTHNNACIAAASAVVEAAAAVRRDPGTVVLVVAARNLDRQTFALFDRGRALSTTGELNSFAAERDGVVLGEGHAVLLIGDRRRAGMIAEAWDNSHLHLVGGALSSDAHHPVRPHPEGDGVHAAAMAALDEAGWRLADIASVNAHGTGTPANDDSELAAYDRFVSAGQRVYSSKTVHGHCLETAAGVELVAAWAIALNGHVPPQVHPISTPLRDYCGPGAVKGGRGLLVNSAFGGANSAIAFVVVDG; from the coding sequence GTGACCGCCGACGTGGAGCGGCCGTGCGTCCTGCGCGCCCGAGTCGCCGCAGGACCGCTGCGCAGTGCCGCGGCGCTGCTCCGAGCGCTCCGCGACGGACAGTCGCAGGCGGCGCCCGTGCAGCGGTTCCCGGTGCACGCTCACCGCGCGCGTCACGCCGTGGTCGACGAATCGCTCGGCACGGGCTTCGACCACCTCGTCGGCCCTGTCGAGGAAGTCGTGGACGGCGTGCCGCTGGCGGATCTGCGCGTGGTCCTCGCGACGTCCTGGCTCAGCGCGCTTCCCCTCTCCGAGGTGGTCCTGGGCACGCTCGCGCGGGTGTACCGGGCCACGGTCGAGACCGTGCGCGCGACCTGCCTGCCCACCACGCACAACAACGCGTGCATAGCGGCGGCCTCCGCCGTCGTCGAGGCCGCCGCCGCAGTGCGACGCGACCCGGGGACGGTGGTGCTCGTCGTGGCGGCGCGCAACCTCGACCGGCAGACTTTCGCGCTGTTCGACCGGGGGCGCGCGCTCAGCACCACCGGCGAGCTGAACTCCTTCGCGGCCGAGCGCGACGGGGTCGTGCTCGGCGAGGGCCACGCCGTGCTGCTGATCGGGGATCGGCGTCGTGCCGGGATGATCGCCGAGGCGTGGGACAACAGCCACCTGCACCTCGTGGGTGGCGCGCTGAGCAGCGACGCCCACCACCCGGTCCGGCCGCACCCGGAGGGGGACGGCGTGCACGCGGCGGCGATGGCGGCGCTGGACGAGGCCGGTTGGCGGCTCGCGGACATCGCGTCGGTCAACGCCCACGGCACCGGCACCCCCGCCAACGACGACAGCGAGCTGGCGGCCTACGACCGATTCGTCTCCGCCGGGCAGCGGGTGTACTCGTCGAAGACGGTGCACGGCCACTGCCTCGAAACCGCCGCCGGGGTCGAGCTGGTGGCGGCGTGGGCGATCGCCCTGAACGGGCACGTGCCACCGCAGGTGCACCCGATCAGCACTCCCCTGCGGGACTACTGCGGCCCGGGTGCCGTCAAGGGGGGCAGGGGGCTCCTGGTGAACTCGGCCTTCGGTGGCGCGAACAGCGCGATCGCCTTCGTCGTGGTGGACGGGTGA
- the pabB gene encoding aminodeoxychorismate synthase component I gives MTSVLLIDNYDSFTYNIVHQLAIHPDISTTVLHNDDPALLDADVDLFDAIIISPGPGHPDDPRSFGHCTRLIDRADVPVLGVCLGHQGLAVRFGASVGRAANPRHGRTSPVVHQGDELFRNVPHRFEAVRYHSLEVTSLPKSVEAIAWADDGTIMALRHRLRPLWGVQFHPESILTRDGDTIVANFVEIANRWQRGPTRPVAVRPVGPTARGTRREPAVPADGTGLRVEVTTVDADLDPAELFRRVFASADTSFWLDSSDHRQQPGRFSYMGGSGGSRSRVAQASVADRTVTIRSADRGVEVRHESFFDWLDEELDLAYPVESPDLAGFALGWVGYLGYELKNDDRPGAGHRSTVPDAALLFSDRAIALDHQHRRAHVLTLMPAAGVDVDQAAWARTTAEVIASLHGVPAADVAARTPVVDGVSLRHAPESYLAKIRLAQEAIAAGDTYEVCLTNMITAKVGMAPLDAYLALRAANPTSYGAYLNVAGVELLSTSPERLLAVDAGGRMSSRPIKGTRPRADDPLHDTELRTALATSEKDRAENLMIVDLVRNDLGRVAVPGSVAVPRLFDVESYATVHQLVSEITSQKLPDAGPGRCVRAIYPGGSMTGAPKKWTMEIIDELEEGPRGIYSGSIGYFSLTGPVDLSIVIRTVVARDGVWEYGIGGAITTLSDPEEELAETIAKARPLTRLLGISAADLGIQEPGSEECVSDKAEIEGFIQKFLSDLNYEIGEDERTKPLGSSGIGVESLGVVELMEALGLKFGIALSDDEIVDGGLLSVVELAEFVHVRSGGPADGTSS, from the coding sequence GTGACCTCGGTGCTGCTCATCGACAACTACGACTCCTTCACCTACAACATCGTCCACCAGCTGGCGATCCATCCGGACATCAGCACGACGGTTCTCCACAATGACGATCCGGCACTGCTCGATGCCGACGTCGACCTCTTCGACGCGATCATCATCTCGCCCGGTCCCGGCCACCCCGACGATCCGCGGTCGTTCGGCCACTGCACCCGGTTGATCGACCGGGCTGACGTCCCGGTGCTGGGTGTCTGCCTGGGGCACCAGGGGCTGGCCGTGCGCTTCGGCGCCTCCGTCGGCCGCGCCGCCAACCCGCGTCACGGCCGCACCTCGCCGGTGGTCCACCAGGGCGACGAGCTGTTCCGGAATGTGCCCCACCGCTTCGAGGCCGTCAGGTACCACTCGCTGGAGGTGACGAGCCTGCCGAAGTCGGTGGAGGCCATCGCCTGGGCCGACGACGGCACGATCATGGCACTGCGGCACCGGCTCCGCCCGCTGTGGGGCGTGCAGTTCCACCCGGAGTCGATCTTGACCAGGGACGGCGACACGATTGTCGCGAACTTCGTCGAGATCGCCAACCGGTGGCAGCGCGGGCCCACGCGCCCGGTCGCGGTCCGGCCGGTCGGTCCCACTGCGCGGGGAACCCGTCGGGAACCGGCCGTCCCCGCGGACGGCACGGGCTTGCGGGTCGAGGTCACGACGGTCGACGCCGATCTCGACCCGGCCGAGCTGTTCCGGCGCGTGTTCGCGAGCGCGGACACGTCGTTCTGGTTGGACAGCAGCGACCACCGGCAGCAACCCGGCCGGTTCTCCTACATGGGCGGCTCAGGGGGTTCCCGGTCCCGCGTCGCCCAGGCGTCGGTGGCGGACCGGACGGTCACCATCCGGTCCGCGGACAGAGGCGTGGAGGTCCGGCACGAGTCGTTCTTCGACTGGCTCGACGAGGAGTTGGACCTCGCCTACCCGGTGGAGTCGCCCGACCTGGCGGGCTTCGCCCTCGGCTGGGTCGGCTACCTCGGTTACGAGCTCAAGAACGACGACCGCCCCGGCGCGGGGCACCGCTCGACTGTTCCCGACGCGGCGCTGCTGTTCTCGGATCGTGCGATCGCCCTGGATCACCAGCACCGCCGAGCGCACGTCCTCACGCTGATGCCGGCCGCGGGCGTCGACGTCGACCAGGCAGCGTGGGCGCGCACCACGGCCGAGGTCATCGCGTCGTTGCACGGCGTGCCGGCGGCCGACGTAGCCGCGCGGACCCCGGTGGTCGACGGCGTGAGCCTGCGCCACGCCCCGGAGTCGTACCTCGCCAAGATCCGACTCGCTCAGGAAGCAATCGCCGCGGGCGACACCTACGAGGTCTGCCTGACCAACATGATCACCGCGAAGGTGGGCATGGCGCCGCTCGACGCCTACCTCGCGCTGCGCGCCGCGAACCCGACCTCCTACGGCGCGTACCTGAACGTCGCGGGGGTCGAGTTGCTGAGCACTTCGCCCGAGCGGCTTCTCGCGGTCGACGCGGGCGGCAGGATGTCGTCGCGGCCGATCAAGGGGACCCGCCCCCGGGCGGACGACCCGTTGCACGACACCGAACTGCGCACCGCTCTGGCGACCTCGGAGAAGGACCGCGCGGAGAACCTGATGATCGTGGACCTCGTGCGCAACGACCTCGGTCGCGTTGCCGTGCCGGGGAGCGTGGCGGTGCCGCGGTTGTTCGACGTCGAGAGCTACGCCACCGTTCACCAGTTGGTGAGTGAGATCACTTCGCAGAAGCTGCCCGACGCCGGACCGGGGAGGTGCGTCCGTGCGATCTACCCCGGCGGCTCCATGACGGGCGCGCCCAAGAAGTGGACGATGGAGATCATCGACGAACTCGAAGAGGGTCCGCGCGGGATCTACTCCGGGTCGATCGGATATTTCTCGCTCACCGGTCCCGTCGATCTCAGCATCGTGATCCGCACCGTCGTCGCGCGGGACGGCGTGTGGGAGTACGGGATCGGCGGAGCGATCACCACGCTTTCCGACCCCGAGGAGGAGCTTGCCGAGACGATCGCGAAAGCTCGCCCGTTGACGCGTCTTCTGGGGATTTCCGCCGCTGACCTCGGGATTCAGGAACCAGGATCGGAGGAGTGCGTGAGCGACAAAGCCGAAATCGAAGGGTTCATCCAGAAATTCTTGTCGGACCTCAACTACGAGATCGGGGAGGACGAGCGGACGAAGCCCCTGGGGAGCTCCGGCATCGGGGTGGAGTCCCTGGGCGTCGTCGAGCTCATGGAAGCCCTCGGTCTCAAGTTCGGCATCGCCCTCTCCGACGACGAGATCGTCGACGGCGGGCTCCTGTCCGTCGTCGAACTCGCCGAGTTCGTGCACGTCCGCTCCGGCGGTCCCGCCGACGGCACTTCGTCATGA